One Streptomyces sp. B21-105 genomic region harbors:
- a CDS encoding protein-tyrosine phosphatase family protein, whose amino-acid sequence MRTRRKRPDVPEPDRPWSEIVPGLWMGGHGFRGRSGAWEPAVVRDEFDLVQTLTRARPEHGPGPGVEHHVWAIPDGPLDGTQLAGVIRLAQAATDALDEGRRVLVRCYSGYNRSGLVVAHALVRRGRSADDAIRLIRSRRSPWALHNELFVEYLRAGLPTARLLEELAE is encoded by the coding sequence TTGCGGACTCGCAGGAAGCGGCCCGACGTACCGGAACCGGATCGTCCGTGGAGCGAGATCGTGCCCGGACTGTGGATGGGCGGCCATGGGTTCCGAGGGCGTTCCGGAGCGTGGGAGCCGGCCGTGGTGCGGGACGAGTTCGATCTCGTCCAGACGCTGACCAGGGCCAGGCCGGAGCATGGACCCGGGCCCGGTGTGGAGCACCATGTGTGGGCGATTCCCGACGGGCCGCTGGACGGCACCCAGCTCGCCGGGGTGATCCGGCTGGCGCAGGCCGCGACCGACGCGCTGGACGAGGGACGGAGGGTCCTCGTGCGCTGTTACAGCGGCTACAACCGCTCGGGGCTGGTCGTCGCCCACGCGCTGGTGCGCCGGGGGCGCTCGGCCGACGACGCGATCCGGCTGATACGGTCACGGCGCTCGCCGTGGGCCCTGCACAACGAGCTGTTCGTGGAGTATCTGCGCGCGGGGCTGCCGACCGCCCGACTGCTCGAGGAGTTGGCCGAGTAA
- a CDS encoding nuclease-related domain-containing protein: protein MNGLRVIPTWRHGRERLYVCLADGRNIAWYDRETARINLIGDDRREDVLEVLGPFVTGPVTVGPPPVPTPAELARLSLPPDDDLAPNRPGEALLVDLDRDPGPAHRLRTDPRRRSLAAEQTVGEALDRLEGAGWHTLHSLPLPGGGRLHHLAIGPAGLFAVRTLYARKQRVRIAYPVVGLGRRDPAPLLRGVRVEADRASYALTAEVRPVLALVGPTDVAFTGPPREVRVLTDADLPDLARLDEVLKPADVEALHAMARDRRTWSEP, encoded by the coding sequence ATGAACGGACTGCGCGTCATACCGACCTGGCGGCATGGCCGGGAGCGGCTCTACGTCTGTCTCGCGGACGGCAGGAACATCGCCTGGTACGACCGTGAGACGGCCAGGATCAACCTGATCGGCGACGACCGCAGGGAGGACGTCCTGGAGGTGCTCGGCCCCTTCGTCACCGGCCCGGTCACGGTCGGCCCGCCGCCGGTCCCCACGCCCGCCGAACTGGCCCGGCTCTCCCTTCCCCCGGACGACGACCTGGCCCCGAACCGCCCCGGCGAGGCCCTCCTGGTCGACCTGGACCGCGACCCGGGCCCCGCCCACCGGCTGCGCACCGACCCCCGCCGGCGCTCCCTCGCGGCCGAGCAGACGGTCGGCGAGGCACTGGACCGGCTCGAGGGCGCGGGCTGGCACACGCTGCACTCCCTCCCCCTCCCGGGCGGTGGCCGGCTCCACCATCTGGCCATCGGCCCGGCGGGCCTGTTCGCCGTCCGCACGCTGTACGCCCGGAAGCAGCGGGTGCGGATCGCCTACCCGGTGGTCGGACTGGGGCGCCGGGACCCGGCGCCCCTGCTGCGCGGGGTCAGGGTCGAAGCCGACCGCGCGTCCTACGCGCTCACGGCCGAGGTCCGTCCGGTGCTCGCGCTGGTGGGCCCGACGGACGTCGCCTTCACCGGCCCCCCGCGCGAGGTCCGGGTCCTGACCGACGCCGACCTCCCCGACCTGGCCCGCCTGGACGAAGTCCTCAAACCGGCAGACGTGGAGGCCCTCCACGCGATGGCAAGAGACCGCAGAACCTGGTCAGAACCCTGA
- the ligD gene encoding non-homologous end-joining DNA ligase, translated as MTPITEVEGRRLALSNLGKVLYPATGFTKGEVLHYYATVADVLLPHLRDRPLSFLRYPDGPGGQVFFAKNVPPGTPDWVTTAEVPRSEGPARMVVVQDLPSLVWAANLVTEFHTPQWVIQEPETADRLVFDLDPGTPATVVECCEVALWLRERLAEDGIEAYPKTSGSKGLHLLAAVRGASSERVTEYAKRLAVEAEQAAPRLVLHRMTRSLRPGKVFVDWSQNAARKTTAAPYTLRARAEPTVSAPVTWEEVEGCRSAGALTFFAADVAARVRDLGDLSGALFEEGRAGAVP; from the coding sequence ATGACGCCGATCACCGAGGTGGAGGGCAGGCGGCTCGCGCTCAGCAACCTGGGGAAGGTGCTGTACCCGGCGACCGGCTTCACCAAGGGCGAGGTGCTGCACTACTACGCGACCGTGGCCGACGTCCTGCTCCCCCATCTGCGCGACCGGCCGCTGTCCTTCCTGCGCTACCCGGACGGGCCCGGCGGCCAGGTCTTCTTCGCCAAGAACGTGCCGCCCGGGACGCCCGACTGGGTCACCACCGCCGAGGTGCCGCGGTCGGAGGGGCCGGCCCGGATGGTGGTCGTGCAGGACCTGCCGAGCCTGGTGTGGGCGGCGAATCTCGTCACCGAGTTCCATACGCCCCAGTGGGTGATCCAGGAGCCGGAGACCGCCGACCGGCTCGTCTTCGACCTCGACCCCGGCACGCCCGCCACCGTCGTCGAATGCTGCGAGGTCGCCCTGTGGCTGCGGGAGCGGCTGGCGGAGGACGGGATCGAGGCGTATCCGAAGACCTCCGGGTCCAAGGGGCTGCATCTCCTGGCGGCGGTGCGGGGGGCGTCGTCCGAGCGGGTCACGGAGTACGCCAAGCGGCTGGCCGTGGAGGCGGAGCAGGCCGCTCCGCGGCTGGTGCTGCATCGCATGACGCGGAGTCTGCGGCCGGGGAAGGTGTTCGTGGACTGGAGTCAGAACGCGGCGCGCAAGACGACGGCCGCGCCGTACACGCTGCGGGCGCGGGCGGAGCCGACGGTGTCCGCGCCGGTCACCTGGGAGGAGGTGGAGGGGTGCCGGTCGGCGGGGGCGCTCACGTTCTTCGCGGCGGATGTCGCTGCGCGGGTGCGGGATCTGGGGGATCTGTCGGGGGCGTTGTTCGAGGAGGGGCGAGCGGGGGCGGTGCCGTGA
- the ku gene encoding non-homologous end joining protein Ku — protein MRSIWNGAISFGLVSIPIKLVNATESHSISFRQIHTEDGGRIRYRKVCELEEREVSSAEIGKGYEDADGTIIPITDEDLSHLPLPTAKTIEIVAFVPADRIDPLQMDAAYYLQAGGAPAAKPYTLLREALKRSNKVAIAKYALRGRERLGMLRVVGEAIAMHGLLWPDEVRAPEGVAPDTSVTVRDNELDLADALMETLGEVDLEDLHDEYREAVEEVVAAKAAGEAPPEAPSPPSSGKVLDLMAALEKSVRAAKESRGEAADSAREPEEAEKAEVRRLPQRKSAGASPKQTGGKKSTSTAKKSTAAPRKSTAKSGQAAKKTTATGSTAKKTAAKKTTSTASKTPAKSTARTTAKTTEKTAAKKTAKKATPRKRTA, from the coding sequence GTGAGATCCATCTGGAACGGCGCCATCTCGTTCGGTCTCGTCAGCATCCCGATCAAGCTGGTGAACGCCACCGAGAGCCATTCGATCTCCTTCCGCCAGATCCACACGGAGGACGGCGGTCGCATTCGTTACCGCAAAGTCTGCGAGCTGGAGGAGCGTGAGGTGTCGTCGGCGGAGATCGGCAAGGGGTACGAGGACGCGGACGGCACGATCATCCCGATCACCGACGAGGACCTGTCCCACCTTCCGCTCCCGACCGCCAAGACCATCGAGATCGTGGCCTTCGTGCCGGCCGACCGGATCGACCCGCTCCAGATGGACGCCGCCTACTACCTCCAGGCGGGCGGCGCACCGGCAGCCAAGCCGTACACCCTGCTCCGGGAGGCCCTGAAGCGCAGCAACAAGGTCGCGATCGCGAAGTACGCCCTCCGTGGCCGTGAGCGCCTCGGCATGCTCCGCGTGGTCGGCGAGGCGATCGCCATGCACGGACTGCTCTGGCCGGACGAGGTCCGCGCGCCGGAGGGCGTCGCCCCGGATACCTCCGTCACGGTCCGCGACAACGAACTGGACCTCGCGGACGCCCTGATGGAAACCCTCGGCGAGGTCGACCTGGAGGACCTGCACGACGAGTACCGCGAGGCGGTGGAGGAGGTCGTCGCGGCGAAGGCGGCCGGCGAGGCGCCCCCCGAGGCCCCGTCCCCGCCGTCCAGCGGCAAGGTGCTGGATCTGATGGCGGCCCTGGAGAAGAGCGTCCGGGCGGCGAAGGAGTCGCGGGGCGAGGCCGCGGATTCCGCACGGGAGCCGGAGGAGGCCGAGAAGGCGGAGGTCAGGCGCCTGCCCCAGCGCAAGTCGGCCGGCGCCTCGCCCAAGCAGACGGGCGGCAAGAAGTCGACGTCGACGGCGAAGAAGTCCACGGCCGCGCCACGGAAGTCGACGGCGAAGTCCGGCCAGGCCGCGAAGAAGACGACGGCGACCGGGAGCACGGCCAAGAAGACGGCCGCGAAGAAGACGACGTCGACGGCCAGCAAGACACCCGCCAAGTCGACTGCCAGGACGACCGCGAAGACGACCGAGAAGACCGCGGCCAAGAAGACGGCGAAGAAGGCGACGCCCCGCAAACGCACGGCCTGA
- a CDS encoding acyltransferase family protein, translating into MSRDRYVDFLRAWAILLVVLGHWLITGLVRHPDGTLTAPEMLLTLPWTQWLTLGFQIMPLFFLAGGHAAGGSWARSREAGGSAAGWVGQRAVRLLLPTAAYSGLVLLVLGVCGALGVDPATLALVGWAMAMQFWFLPVYMLVSALTPTLYALHERWGPRVPVVMGVVGFGVGALVAAVGPPRTGLVEAVGAVNYLLVWGVVYQLGFCWRDGLLTEGGRTVPVALALAGGAVFAVLVGPGPFPVSLILVTGQGLSNTDPPSAAMLAWAVAQVGVALWIAPAVRRALERDRVERAVRVLGAGSMTLYLWHMLPVLIVAAAFYLTGLAPEPGYGSAGWWALRAPWLLVLGVVLAGVVRALRPLERWLASVERAVRPGAGIRGAAAWRVWAGLGVSVCALTYFAGHGFAHGGAIPVPAAVGLGAGTALLALPRRGGDRNGARPDVHARDGRAPAR; encoded by the coding sequence ATGAGCCGAGACCGGTACGTCGACTTCCTGCGGGCCTGGGCGATCCTGCTCGTGGTGCTGGGGCACTGGCTGATCACCGGGCTGGTCCGGCATCCGGACGGGACGCTCACCGCCCCGGAGATGCTGCTCACGCTGCCCTGGACGCAGTGGCTGACGCTGGGCTTCCAGATCATGCCGCTGTTCTTCCTGGCCGGCGGGCACGCGGCCGGCGGGTCCTGGGCACGGAGCCGGGAAGCCGGGGGAAGCGCCGCCGGATGGGTAGGGCAGCGGGCGGTGCGACTGCTGCTGCCCACGGCCGCGTACAGCGGTCTCGTCCTGCTCGTCCTCGGCGTGTGCGGCGCGCTCGGCGTGGATCCCGCCACCCTCGCGCTGGTGGGCTGGGCGATGGCCATGCAGTTCTGGTTCCTGCCGGTGTATATGCTGGTCAGCGCCCTGACGCCGACGCTGTACGCCCTGCACGAACGGTGGGGTCCGCGGGTGCCCGTGGTCATGGGCGTCGTCGGGTTCGGCGTGGGCGCGCTCGTCGCGGCCGTCGGACCGCCTCGCACCGGGCTCGTCGAGGCCGTCGGGGCGGTGAACTACCTGCTCGTGTGGGGCGTCGTCTACCAGCTCGGCTTCTGCTGGCGGGACGGGCTGCTGACCGAAGGCGGGCGGACGGTGCCGGTCGCGCTGGCGCTGGCCGGTGGGGCGGTGTTCGCCGTCCTCGTCGGGCCCGGGCCGTTCCCGGTCAGTCTCATCCTGGTGACGGGGCAGGGGCTGAGCAACACCGATCCGCCGTCGGCGGCCATGCTGGCCTGGGCGGTGGCGCAGGTGGGGGTGGCGCTGTGGATCGCGCCGGCCGTCCGCAGAGCGCTGGAACGGGACCGGGTGGAACGGGCGGTGCGGGTGCTGGGGGCCGGCAGCATGACGCTCTACCTGTGGCACATGCTGCCCGTGCTGATCGTCGCCGCCGCCTTCTACCTCACCGGCCTCGCCCCCGAACCCGGGTACGGCTCAGCGGGCTGGTGGGCGCTGCGTGCGCCGTGGCTGCTGGTGCTGGGGGTCGTCCTGGCCGGGGTCGTCCGGGCGTTGCGTCCGCTGGAGCGGTGGCTGGCCTCGGTGGAGAGGGCCGTCCGTCCCGGCGCCGGGATTCGCGGGGCGGCGGCCTGGCGGGTGTGGGCGGGGCTCGGGGTGAGCGTCTGCGCGCTGACGTACTTCGCGGGACACGGATTCGCCCACGGAGGCGCGATTCCCGTCCCGGCGGCCGTGGGACTGGGTGCGGGCACGGCCCTGCTGGCCCTCCCCCGCCGGGGCGGCGACCGCAACGGCGCGCGGCCGGACGTCCACGCGCGCGACGGGCGAGCACCGGCCCGCTGA
- a CDS encoding MFS transporter, whose product MEAGPGGVDAGPVFTTSAVVASCFGFVLIGVLQALYGPSIPALREEFGLSPSAAGLGLSAHFAGGVAGVLLFDRRFGRTGNRRILAVAYLLMAAGAAGFALAPDWPVALLAALLAGIGFGGIDYGLNRLFARGFGRRSTAMLNILNAHFGIGAILGPALLGAVGAEHYPALFLAFAVANIPLLFCLRGVKNHAPQPTSADTGAADAGAGDTGAGTPVGAALRSVLAVFVTLYVLHVGIEAGVGGWEPTHLESVGYGAGAAATATSVYWLMMTVGRFLAAPIALRFSAQTIITVSCAGMTACLLLAAIPDFAPYAYAGVGLFIAPIFPTGLPWLSRAAPSARRAGAIVMAASMLGGVAAGPALGKIIEWSGVRDVPLILAAVSAVCLAATLWLTRTTRRPSP is encoded by the coding sequence CTGGAGGCCGGCCCTGGCGGTGTGGACGCCGGCCCCGTCTTCACGACGTCCGCCGTGGTCGCGTCCTGCTTCGGATTCGTGCTCATCGGCGTGCTCCAGGCCCTCTACGGACCGTCGATCCCCGCGCTCCGCGAGGAGTTCGGACTCTCCCCCTCCGCCGCGGGCCTCGGCCTGAGCGCCCACTTCGCGGGCGGGGTCGCCGGCGTCCTCCTCTTCGACCGCCGCTTCGGACGCACCGGCAACCGCCGGATCCTCGCCGTCGCGTACCTGCTGATGGCGGCCGGGGCCGCAGGGTTCGCCCTCGCCCCCGACTGGCCCGTCGCCCTCCTCGCCGCCCTCCTCGCCGGCATCGGCTTCGGCGGCATCGACTACGGCCTCAACCGGCTGTTCGCGAGGGGCTTCGGCCGCCGCTCGACGGCGATGCTCAACATCCTCAACGCCCACTTCGGCATCGGCGCGATCCTGGGCCCGGCCCTGCTCGGCGCCGTCGGCGCCGAGCACTATCCGGCCCTCTTCCTGGCCTTCGCCGTAGCCAACATCCCCCTGCTGTTCTGCCTGCGAGGCGTCAAGAACCACGCCCCGCAGCCCACGTCCGCCGATACCGGAGCCGCCGACGCGGGGGCCGGCGACACCGGGGCCGGCACGCCGGTCGGGGCCGCCCTGCGCTCCGTCCTCGCCGTGTTCGTCACCCTCTACGTCCTGCATGTGGGCATCGAGGCGGGCGTGGGCGGCTGGGAACCCACCCACCTGGAGTCCGTCGGCTACGGCGCGGGCGCGGCCGCCACCGCGACCAGCGTCTACTGGCTGATGATGACGGTCGGCCGCTTCCTGGCCGCCCCGATCGCCCTGCGCTTCTCCGCCCAGACGATCATCACCGTCTCCTGCGCCGGCATGACGGCCTGCCTCCTCCTGGCGGCGATCCCGGACTTCGCCCCCTACGCCTACGCCGGCGTCGGCCTCTTCATCGCCCCGATCTTCCCCACCGGCCTGCCCTGGCTCAGCCGGGCCGCCCCCAGCGCCCGCCGGGCCGGGGCGATAGTCATGGCCGCGTCCATGCTGGGCGGCGTGGCGGCGGGCCCGGCCCTCGGCAAGATCATCGAGTGGTCGGGCGTCCGGGACGTCCCCCTCATCCTCGCGGCCGTCTCAGCCGTCTGCCTGGCGGCCACCCTCTGGCTCACCCGGACGACACGCCGACCGTCCCCCTGA
- a CDS encoding glycoside hydrolase family 35 protein, translated as MPALATTSDGFLLHGAPFRILSGAMHYFRVHPDQWADRLRKARLMGLNTVETYLPWNLHQPEPGTLVLDGLLDLPRFLRLAAAEGLHVLLRPGPFICAEWDGGGLPHWLTADPDIRLRTSDPRFTDAVDRYLDLLLPPLLPYMAASGGPVIAVQVENEYGAYGDDVAYLKHIEHALRSRGVEELLFTCDQTAGDHLRNGTLPGVLATGTFGSRVEESLRRLREAQPEGPLMCSEFWIGWFDHWGGPHHGRDAEDAAADLDRLLSAGASVNIYMFHGGTNFGYTNGANHHHAYVPTVTSYDYDAPLTESGDPGPKYHAFREVIARHAPVPDEPVPAPSPKLPPTTVGLTRRTPLIPPAGRPVRATDPLSADDMGRRAGYTLYRTTVPTPGHGLLHFEGGVGDRAQVFLDGAPAGVLERERYEETLPVHVPRADAVLDVLVENMGRVNYGPRIGVPKGLLGPVTFMGRPLQDWDCHALPLDDAPSTATLTAAHPTTGPAAPETTAPGTGTLTPRIPVPEAFASAGPAFHHGTFDVATPADAFLSLPGWTKGQAWINGFHLGRYWNRGPQRTLYVPAPVLRRGVNELVLLELHGATTSAAHLTEVPDLGPTGP; from the coding sequence ATGCCCGCCCTCGCCACCACCTCCGACGGCTTCCTCCTCCACGGCGCCCCCTTCCGCATCCTCTCCGGGGCGATGCACTACTTCCGCGTCCACCCCGACCAGTGGGCCGACCGGCTGCGCAAGGCCCGCCTGATGGGCCTGAACACCGTCGAGACGTACCTCCCCTGGAACCTCCACCAGCCCGAACCCGGCACCCTGGTCCTCGACGGCCTGCTCGACCTGCCCCGCTTCCTCCGCCTCGCCGCGGCCGAGGGCCTGCACGTCCTCCTCCGCCCCGGCCCCTTCATCTGCGCCGAGTGGGACGGCGGCGGCCTGCCCCACTGGCTCACCGCCGACCCCGACATCCGCCTGCGCACCAGCGACCCCCGCTTCACGGACGCCGTCGACCGCTACCTGGACCTCCTCCTCCCGCCGCTCCTGCCGTACATGGCGGCGTCCGGCGGCCCCGTCATCGCCGTGCAGGTGGAGAACGAGTACGGGGCGTACGGCGACGACGTCGCCTACCTCAAGCACATCGAGCACGCCCTGCGCTCCCGGGGCGTCGAGGAACTGCTCTTCACCTGCGACCAGACCGCAGGCGACCACCTCCGCAACGGGACGCTGCCCGGCGTCCTGGCCACCGGCACCTTCGGCAGCCGGGTGGAGGAGTCGCTGCGGCGGCTCCGCGAGGCACAGCCCGAAGGCCCCCTGATGTGCTCGGAGTTCTGGATCGGCTGGTTCGACCACTGGGGCGGCCCGCACCACGGGAGGGACGCCGAGGACGCCGCCGCCGACCTGGACCGGCTCCTCTCCGCGGGCGCCTCCGTCAACATCTACATGTTCCACGGCGGCACCAACTTCGGTTACACCAACGGCGCCAACCACCACCACGCCTACGTGCCCACCGTCACCTCCTACGACTACGACGCCCCGCTCACCGAGAGCGGCGACCCGGGCCCGAAGTACCACGCCTTCCGCGAGGTCATCGCCCGCCACGCCCCGGTCCCGGACGAGCCGGTCCCGGCGCCGTCGCCCAAACTCCCCCCGACCACGGTCGGGTTGACCCGCCGCACGCCCCTCATCCCGCCGGCCGGCCGCCCGGTCCGCGCCACGGACCCGCTCTCCGCAGACGACATGGGACGGCGCGCCGGCTACACCCTGTACCGGACGACCGTCCCCACCCCTGGGCACGGCCTGCTGCACTTCGAGGGGGGAGTGGGGGACCGGGCGCAGGTCTTCCTGGACGGCGCCCCGGCCGGCGTCCTGGAGCGCGAGCGCTACGAGGAGACCCTGCCGGTCCACGTCCCGCGCGCGGACGCCGTCCTCGACGTGCTCGTGGAGAACATGGGCCGGGTCAACTACGGGCCCCGCATCGGCGTCCCGAAGGGCCTGCTGGGCCCGGTCACCTTCATGGGACGTCCCCTGCAGGACTGGGACTGCCACGCCCTCCCGCTCGACGACGCCCCCTCCACGGCCACCCTCACCGCCGCCCACCCCACGACCGGGCCCGCCGCCCCCGAGACCACTGCCCCCGGCACCGGGACCCTCACCCCCCGCATCCCCGTCCCCGAGGCCTTCGCCTCCGCCGGGCCCGCCTTCCACCACGGCACCTTCGACGTGGCGACCCCGGCCGACGCCTTCCTCTCCCTCCCCGGCTGGACGAAGGGCCAGGCCTGGATCAACGGCTTCCACCTCGGCCGCTACTGGAACCGCGGCCCCCAGCGCACCCTGTACGTCCCCGCTCCGGTCCTGCGCAGGGGCGTCAACGAGCTCGTCCTCCTCGAACTGCACGGCGCCACGACGTCCGCCGCCCACCTGACCGAAGTCCCCGACCTGGGCCCGACAGGCCCCTGA
- a CDS encoding LacI family DNA-binding transcriptional regulator, with product MTGSAADGPAPRGRSRRNFAGARPVMDDVAKLAGVSKQTVSRVLNDHPAVRDETREAVRTAMRTLGYRPSSSARSLASGRTRMLGVISFDAARYGPASTLTAINTAAQEAGYLVSSIALDTADRDTVVRAADRLSAEGADGVIAIAPQVRLARALAEAHLDTPLVVMDNDLGDGTPTVTSDALTGARKATRHLLSLGHPTVRHLAGPTGWTSADRRADSWRATLEAAGAEVHAPLIGDWSADSGYDRGRELAQDPGLTAVFVSNDQMALGVLRALHEAGRRVPEDVSVVGYDDIPEAAHFLPPLTTIRTDFTDIGTIALRVLLARIDAPPRPSAAPEPSLTVVPVDLRVRHSTTVPPRRGATHAAV from the coding sequence ATGACCGGTAGCGCTGCCGACGGCCCGGCTCCCAGGGGACGCAGCAGACGCAACTTCGCCGGAGCCCGCCCGGTGATGGACGACGTCGCGAAACTGGCGGGCGTCTCCAAGCAGACGGTCTCCCGGGTGCTCAACGACCACCCGGCCGTCCGCGACGAGACGAGGGAGGCGGTCCGGACGGCGATGCGCACCCTCGGCTACCGCCCCAGCAGCAGCGCCCGCTCGCTGGCCAGCGGCCGTACCCGGATGCTCGGCGTGATCTCGTTCGACGCGGCCCGCTACGGCCCCGCCTCGACCCTGACCGCGATCAACACGGCGGCGCAGGAGGCGGGCTACCTGGTGAGCTCGATCGCGCTGGACACCGCGGACCGGGACACGGTGGTGCGGGCCGCCGACCGGCTGTCGGCGGAGGGCGCGGACGGCGTGATCGCGATCGCCCCCCAGGTCCGGCTGGCACGCGCCCTCGCGGAAGCCCACCTGGACACCCCCCTGGTCGTCATGGACAACGACCTCGGCGACGGCACCCCCACGGTCACCTCCGACGCGCTCACCGGCGCCCGCAAGGCGACGCGGCACCTGCTCTCCCTCGGCCACCCCACGGTCCGCCACCTCGCCGGCCCGACGGGCTGGACGTCGGCGGACCGCCGGGCGGACAGCTGGCGCGCCACACTCGAGGCGGCGGGCGCCGAGGTCCACGCCCCCCTCATCGGCGACTGGAGCGCGGACTCCGGCTACGACCGTGGCCGTGAACTGGCGCAGGACCCGGGCCTGACCGCGGTCTTCGTCTCGAACGACCAGATGGCCCTCGGTGTCCTGCGCGCGCTCCACGAGGCGGGCCGTCGCGTCCCCGAGGACGTCAGCGTGGTCGGCTACGACGACATCCCGGAAGCCGCCCACTTCCTTCCCCCGCTGACCACGATCCGCACCGACTTCACCGACATCGGCACCATCGCCCTGCGCGTCCTCCTGGCCCGGATCGACGCCCCGCCCCGTCCCTCAGCGGCACCGGAGCCCTCCCTCACCGTCGTCCCGGTCGACCTGCGGGTCCGGCACAGCACGACCGTCCCGCCCCGCCGCGGCGCCACGCACGCCGCCGTCTGA
- a CDS encoding dihydrofolate reductase family protein has translation MGLIDIELFASLDLVAQSPGGPDEDPEGFPLGGWQAPLLDEVAGAQIGAAYEGTDALLLGRRTYDIFAAYWPHQKGGVDNEIATLFNSVPKYVASRGTPDLSWAGSTHLGPDLVGAVREIRDRHEHVKVVGSLDLVQTLLREKLFDRIDLWVHPIVLGVGKKVFDGGAVPTNVTLLEPPAASPTGTVYLRYGLAEGTPRTGDMSAPDRGLGRDD, from the coding sequence ATGGGCCTCATCGACATCGAGCTGTTCGCATCGCTGGACCTCGTCGCGCAGTCACCCGGCGGCCCGGACGAGGACCCGGAGGGGTTTCCGCTCGGCGGCTGGCAGGCGCCACTGCTGGACGAGGTCGCCGGAGCGCAGATCGGCGCCGCCTACGAGGGCACGGACGCCCTTCTGCTCGGCCGGCGGACGTACGACATCTTCGCCGCGTACTGGCCGCACCAGAAGGGCGGCGTGGACAACGAGATCGCCACGCTCTTCAACAGCGTCCCGAAGTACGTCGCCTCCCGCGGCACGCCCGACCTCTCGTGGGCGGGGTCGACGCACCTCGGCCCGGACCTGGTCGGCGCGGTGCGCGAGATCCGCGACCGGCACGAGCACGTGAAGGTCGTCGGCAGCCTCGACCTGGTGCAGACGCTTCTGCGCGAGAAGCTCTTCGACCGTATCGACCTCTGGGTGCATCCGATCGTGCTCGGCGTCGGGAAGAAGGTGTTCGACGGTGGCGCGGTGCCCACCAACGTCACGCTCCTCGAACCGCCGGCGGCCAGTCCGACGGGCACCGTGTACCTGCGCTACGGACTGGCCGAGGGCACGCCCCGGACGGGGGACATGAGCGCGCCCGACCGCGGCCTCGGGCGCGACGACTGA
- a CDS encoding PIN domain-containing protein — MTPSPANPGGTLVLDSEGLAKAVLRDRTVTGWLALARADDLRVITSAATLVEVIHPRINRPALEWTLSRLVIEPVTESIARHAAALLANAGLHGHKYAVDAMLSATALAAPGPVTVLTSDPEDLATLCRGRVTVIKI, encoded by the coding sequence GTGACCCCCTCCCCCGCCAACCCCGGCGGCACCCTGGTCCTCGACAGCGAAGGGCTGGCCAAGGCAGTCCTGCGCGACCGCACGGTCACCGGCTGGCTCGCCCTCGCCCGCGCCGACGACCTACGGGTGATCACTTCCGCAGCCACCCTCGTGGAAGTGATCCACCCACGGATCAATCGCCCAGCTCTGGAATGGACCCTGTCCCGCCTCGTCATCGAACCGGTCACCGAGTCCATCGCCCGTCACGCCGCTGCCCTCCTCGCCAACGCCGGCCTGCACGGTCACAAGTACGCCGTCGACGCCATGCTCAGCGCCACGGCGCTGGCCGCCCCCGGCCCCGTCACCGTTCTCACCTCCGACCCCGAGGACCTCGCCACGCTCTGCCGCGGGCGCGTCACCGTCATCAAGATCTGA
- a CDS encoding CopG family transcriptional regulator produces MSELTGKYSITMPRDIAEAAKARSGPSGLSAYVAAAVARQIERDNLNELITVAEAEHGPISDEEIQALRDQLHQAREQQTQGGVNAA; encoded by the coding sequence ATGAGCGAGCTTACCGGCAAGTACTCGATCACCATGCCGCGCGATATCGCCGAAGCAGCCAAGGCCCGCAGTGGCCCCTCCGGGCTGTCCGCTTACGTCGCCGCAGCCGTCGCCCGCCAGATCGAGCGGGACAACCTCAACGAACTCATCACGGTGGCGGAGGCCGAACACGGCCCCATTTCCGACGAAGAGATTCAGGCTCTGCGCGACCAACTCCACCAAGCCCGAGAGCAGCAGACCCAAGGCGGAGTGAACGCCGCGTGA